A window of Xyrauchen texanus isolate HMW12.3.18 chromosome 10, RBS_HiC_50CHRs, whole genome shotgun sequence contains these coding sequences:
- the LOC127650222 gene encoding dermatan-sulfate epimerase-like protein, whose translation MLWAVAWKSIGFHVFLATLLAVGAAFSRDLNASEKNIFSDFGQFQLTENWPPELRKLQVTNLHPNLYFSQDDVPLLRQRSTTTHSHIFKVIRAAVLTMLSNGPLYMPPAKHDEFTSKWNEIFGNNLPPLALYCLLYPEDTAAIQFLVRFMDQMLEYPDWKVSSAPNNEVPMAHSLTGFATAFDFSYSILDQQRRDLYLKRIHAETEELYETSKYRGWGKQFLQNHQTTNIVAILTGAIVVGAHDDMESMVWKQVSVNYMEKTMFLLNHVVDGSLDEGVAYGSYTAKSVMQYVFLAQRHFNIDNTQNNWLRTHFWFYYATLLPGFQRTVGIGDSNYNWFYGPESQLVFLDSFVMKNGSGNWLAQQIRKHRPKDGPMGQSFAQRWTTLHTEFIWYNAGLTPQPPYGYNQAKMHIFTNWGVVTYGAALPNAQGNTFVSFKSGKLGGRAVFDIVHAKPYSWVDGWNSFNPGHEHPDQNSFTFAPNGQVFVSEALYGPKLSYLNNVLVFSPSPTSQCNAPWEGQLGECSKWLRWTDKGVGDSSGEVIAASSHGDTMFVSGEAVAAYSSAMRLKSVYRALVLLNSQTLLVVDHVEKWDDSPLNTVSAFFHNLDIDFKYVPHKVMDRYNGALMDVWDAHYKMFWFDSKGYSPDTQLQEAEQAAEFKKRWTQFINVSFPFTDSVSRMAYVLHGPYVKVSHCSFIDNSKNGLKVSLVINDTEKIVSIVTNHKDIGARSSYLGFGGHAKLEDRHQIIRFGLGTQLVPKQTTIHNHLFDFGFIINVVAGVILCVAIIFLSLQRMFYVCFIRLMRYALLSVIMLWITELLFISNSCSQLLCKGKWQRVATDFEHSEQNRLYDQHQVPLPTVVITTLPGFGSDILKHIFYNNTDFVYLRIPTEHLDIPETEFEFDSLVDACEWTRTEVQQGHFKMIQGWLHSLVHNIHIFLQNIPLYESSHINLAQRVSLSQDKKKRLRRIESMGEMKERVQAALDRDIEYVRELRKHIQDYPNARAVLNLCSGSWALKLPFLQEVIGPSLRAIYVIRDPRAWIYLMLYNSKPSLYSLKNIPQHLALIFKQDMVRDRCPNAFAAEFRMLWRLVSHSETNPVLLLAHLWLAHTTAVLRIIATLPEESYLRVRFEDIVNVPQETAERIHSFLGIPVSPSALNQLMFTTSTNLYNLRYEGDISAANINVWRQNMPRRDIRLIEDTCGFLMRQLGYHRSSE comes from the coding sequence atgttgtgggCAGTGGCTTGGAAGTCCATAGGTTTCCATGTATTTTTAGCAACTCTTCTAGCAGTGGGAGCTGCATTCTCTAGAGATTTAAATGCCtcagagaaaaatatttttagtgaCTTTGGGCAATTCCAACTCACAGAGAACTGGCCACCAGAGCTACGGAAACTCCAAGTCACTAATCTTCACCCTAATTTATACTTCAGCCAAGACGATGTACCACTGTTGAGACAAAGGTCAACTACAACCCATAgccacatttttaaagtcatccGGGCGGCCGTGTTGACTATGCTCTCCAATGGCCCGCTCTACATGCCACCTGCCAAGCATGATGAGTTCACCAGCAAGTGGAATGAGATTTTTGGCAACAACCTCCCTCCTCTGGCTCTATACTGTTTACTGTATCCTGAGGACACTGCTGCCATACAATTCCTTGTTAGGTTTATGGACCAAATGTTAGAATATCCAGACTGGAAAGTAAGTAGTGCACCTAATAACGAAGTACCAATGGCTCATTCGCTCACTGGATTTGCTACTGCTTTTGACTTTAGTTACTCAATCCTTGATCAGCAGCGCCGGGACCTGTACCTAAAGAGAATACATGCTGAAACTGAAGAGCTCTATGAGACGTCAAAGTACAGGGGCTGGGGGAAACAATTTCTACAAAACCATCAAACCACTAACATTGTAGCAATTCTGACTGGTGCTATAGTTGTGGGTGCACATGATGACATGGAGTCTATGGTTTGGAAACAGGTCTCTGTAAATTACATGGAGAAGACAATGTTTTTGTTAAATCATGTTGTCGATGGCTCCCTGGACGAGGGTGTGGCATACGGGAGTTACACAGCAAAGTCAGTCATGCAGTATGTTTTCTTAGCCCAGCGCCACTTCAACATAGACAACACACAGAACAACTGGCTACGTACTCATTTCTGGTTTTACTATGCCACTTTACTGCCAGGGTTTCAGAGAACTGTTGGTATAGGAGACTCAAACTACAACTGGTTCTATGGACCAGAGAGTCAATTAGTCTTTTTAGATTCATTTGTGATGAAAAATGGGTCGGGGAACTGGCTAGCACAGCAGATAAGAAAGCATAGACCCAAAGATGGTCCCATGGGTCAGTCTTTTGCCCAGCGCTGGACGACTCTTCACACAGAGTTTATCTGGTATAATGCCGGCCTTACACCACAACCCCCTTATGGCTACAATCAAGCTAAAATGCACATATTCACCAACTGGGGTGTTGTAACTTATGGGGCGGCTTTACCTAATGCTCAGGGCAACACCTTTGTCTCATTTAAATCTGGAAAGCTGGGTGGTCGGGCAGTGTTTGACATTGTCCATGCTAAGCCTTACTCATGGGTGGATGGCTGGAACAGCTTTAACCCTGGACATGAGCACCCAGACCAAAACTCATTTACTTTTGCTCCTAATGGTCAAGTATTTGTTTCTGAGGCTTTATATGGCCCCAAACTCAGCTACTTAAACAATGTTTTAGTGTTCAGTCCTTCCCCAACAAGCCAGTGTAATGCCCCATGGGAAGGACAGCTTGGTGAATGTTCCAAATGGCTGCGCTGGACTGACAAGGGGGTTGGAGACTCCTCAGGAGAGGTGATTGCTGCCTCCTCCCATGGAGACACTATGTTTGTAAGTGGGGAGGCGGTTGCAGCGTATTCCTCAGCGATGAGACTGAAGAGTGTGTACCGAGCACTGGTTCTCCTAAACTCACAGACACTTCTGGTAGTCGACCATGTTGAGAAATGGGACGACTCACCACTGAACACTGTCAGTGCATTCTTTCATAACCTGGACATTGACTTTAAGTATGTTCCCCATAAGGTCATGGACAGGTACAATGGGGCATTAATGGATGTCTGGGATGCTCATTACAAAATGTTCTGGTTTGATAGTAAGGGATACAGCCCTGACACACAATTACAGGAGGCGGAGCAAGCAGCAGAGTTTAAAAAGAGATGGACACAGTTTATCAATGTTTCTTTCCCTTTCACTGATTCAGTGAGTAGAATGGCTTACGTCTTACATGGGCCATATGTTAAAGTTTCCCACTGCAGTTTCATCGATAACAGTAAAAATGGGCTAAAAGTTTCACTTGTCATCAATGATACTGAGAAAATAGTTTCTATAGTAACCAATCACAAAGACATAGGGGCACGTTCAAGCTATCTAGGCTTCGGGGGTCACGCAAAGTTGGAAGACAGACATCAGATCATCCGTTTTGGCTTAGGAACGCAGCTTGTCCCCAAACAAACAACGATACACAATCATCTGTTTGACTTTGGATTTATCATAAATGTAGTAGCTGGGGTAATACTGTGTGTGGCCATTATTTTTCTAAGCCTACAACGCATGTTCTATGTTTGCTTTATCAGATTGATGCGCTATGCATTGCTGTCAGTGATAATGTTGTGGATCACTGAGCTCCTGTTCATCTCTAACAGTTGCAGTCAGCTCCTGTGCAAGGGTAAGTGGCAAAGAGTTGCCACTGACTTTGAGCATAGTGAGCAAAATAGGCTTTATGACCAGCATCAAGTGCCTCTACCCACTGTAGTGATAACAACATTACCTGGCTTTGGATCTGACATCCTTAAACATATTTTCTACAACAACACAGACTTTGTCTACTTGCGCATCCCTACAGAACACTTGGATATACCTGAGACAGAGTTTGAATTTGACTCATTAGTAGATGCCTGTGAATGGACAAGGACAGAAGTCCAGCAAGGGCATTTCAAAATGATTCAGGGTTGGCTACATTCACTGGTCCACAACATCCACATATTCCTGCAAAATATCCCGCTTTATGAAAGCAGCCATATTAATCTGGCCCAAAGAGTGAGTCTCTCCCAGGACAAGAAGAAGAGGCTTAGGAGAATAGAGTCAATGGGTGAAATGAAAGAACGTGTACAAGCTGCTTTAGACAGGGACATTGAGTATGTACGAGAGCTGAGGAAGCACATACAGGACTACCCTAATGCCCGTGCCGTTCTCAATCTGTGCAGTGGCAGTTGGGCTCTCAAGCTACCCTTTCTTCAAGAAGTTATCGGTCCTTCTCTTAGGGCCATCTATGTCATCAGGGACCCCCGTGCATGGATCTATCTGATGCTGTATAACAGCAAACCTAGTCTGTATTCCCTAAAGAACATCCCTCAGCACCTAGCTCTTATTTTCAAACAAGATATGGTTAGAGACAGGTGTCCGAATGCATTTGCAGCAGAGTTTAGGATGTTGTGGCGCCTCGTATCCCATTCAGAGACCAATCCTGTGTTGTTGCTGGCCCACCTATGGCTCGCTCACACCACTGCTGTTCTCAGAATCATAGCAACTTTACCTGAGGAGTCCTATCTTCGAGTCAGGTTTGAGGATATTGTAAATGTTCCTCAAGAGACAGCCGAGAGGATACACTCTTTCCTGGGAATCCCTGTATCGCCTTCGGCCTTGAACCAGCTCATGTTTACCACCTCCACAAACTTGTATAACCTGAGGTACGAAGGGGACATATCAGCTGCCAACATTAACGTATGGAGGCAGAACATGCCAAGGAGAGATATCAGACTCATCGAGGACACATGTGGGTTCCTGATGAGACAACTTGGGTATCACAGGTCCAGTGAATAA